A window from Bosea sp. ANAM02 encodes these proteins:
- a CDS encoding argininosuccinate lyase, with translation MPGFKPITPALLLAAICLPALAQQPAQPKEPVRDEFFWLGEMNKASTVINAEQGLLDRALAPKLAQGIAKVIEAGNEPGARRPSTVITFEPLMIKEAGVEVTLIHAGRSSQDMHATYRAAIMRDRLLTLAGELNRATRTMVELAATHRDTIVPNYTNGVAAQPNSYGHYLLGLVAGLDRDAQRIRETYARVDRSPMGTTVLNGTSWPLDRQRMADYLGFAALVENAYDASQIAAADLPVEVGGIVTGIALHVGGFIEDVMTQYAQSRPWIILREGGGNTYVSSAMPQKRNPGLLNGTRESASTALSLAMGPVFRGHNIPPGMPDAKDARANSAMTDSATRAVQGLDRILKALAIDPERALEELNSDWTASQELADVLMRKYKLPFRAGHHFASEVVDYAKLHNIKPTEFPYAQAQAIYRKAAPEMGLAAADLPMSEAEFRATLDPVAIIRNRATSGGPQPAEMDRMLAEARQRLDRQDAWIKDRRAKIAAGLAKLDADFATLAKSAN, from the coding sequence ATGCCCGGATTCAAGCCAATCACCCCTGCCCTGCTTCTGGCGGCGATCTGCCTGCCGGCACTGGCCCAGCAGCCGGCACAGCCAAAGGAGCCGGTTAGGGACGAGTTCTTCTGGCTCGGCGAGATGAACAAGGCCAGCACCGTCATCAATGCCGAGCAGGGCCTGCTCGACCGGGCGCTGGCGCCGAAGCTGGCGCAGGGCATCGCCAAGGTGATCGAAGCCGGCAACGAGCCCGGCGCGAGGCGGCCCTCGACCGTCATCACGTTCGAGCCGCTGATGATCAAGGAGGCCGGGGTCGAGGTCACGCTGATCCATGCCGGCCGCTCGAGCCAGGACATGCACGCGACCTATCGCGCCGCGATCATGCGCGACCGGCTGCTGACGCTCGCCGGTGAGCTCAACCGGGCGACGCGGACGATGGTCGAGCTTGCCGCGACCCATCGCGACACGATCGTCCCCAACTACACCAACGGCGTCGCCGCCCAGCCCAACAGCTACGGCCATTACCTGCTCGGCCTCGTCGCCGGGCTCGATCGCGACGCGCAGCGCATCCGCGAGACCTATGCCCGGGTCGACCGCTCTCCCATGGGCACGACCGTGCTCAACGGCACGAGTTGGCCGCTCGATCGCCAGCGCATGGCCGACTATCTCGGCTTCGCGGCCTTGGTCGAGAACGCCTACGACGCCTCGCAGATCGCCGCGGCCGACCTGCCCGTGGAGGTCGGCGGCATCGTCACCGGCATCGCGCTGCATGTCGGCGGCTTCATCGAGGACGTGATGACGCAATATGCGCAGTCGCGGCCCTGGATCATCCTGCGGGAGGGCGGCGGCAACACCTATGTATCCAGCGCCATGCCGCAGAAGCGCAATCCGGGCCTGCTGAACGGCACGCGTGAAAGCGCCTCGACCGCCCTTTCGCTGGCAATGGGGCCGGTCTTCCGGGGGCATAACATCCCGCCCGGCATGCCCGACGCCAAGGACGCCAGGGCCAACAGCGCGATGACCGACAGCGCGACCAGGGCCGTGCAGGGGCTGGATCGCATCCTGAAGGCGCTCGCCATCGATCCGGAGCGGGCCCTGGAGGAGCTCAACAGCGACTGGACGGCATCGCAGGAACTCGCCGACGTGCTGATGCGGAAATACAAGCTGCCCTTCCGCGCCGGCCACCATTTCGCGTCGGAGGTGGTCGACTACGCCAAGCTCCACAACATCAAGCCGACCGAATTTCCCTATGCGCAGGCGCAGGCGATCTACCGCAAGGCGGCTCCGGAGATGGGGCTCGCCGCCGCTGATCTGCCGATGAGCGAGGCCGAGTTCCGCGCGACGCTCGACCCCGTCGCGATCATCAGGAACCGCGCCACATCGGGCGGCCCGCAGCCGGCCGAGATGGACCGGATGCTGGCCGAGGCCAGGCAGCGCCTCGACCGGCAGGACGCCTGGATCAAGGATCGCCGCGCCAAGATTGCGGCGGGCCTGGCGAAGCTCGATGCCGATTTCGCCACGCTGGCGAAAAGCGCCAACTGA
- a CDS encoding SDR family oxidoreductase gives MRLKGKTALVTGAAQGFGFGIAETFVREGARVAVLDINGDKAKEAARAIGRKAFAVTCDVGKAKSVDKAVEKIVAKVGRLDIVVNNAGTTHRNKPMTEVTEEEFDRIFAVNVKSIYLMARATVPHFREHGGGVILNIGSTAGLRPRPGLTWYNGSKGAANLISQSMAVELAPDKIRVNAIAPVAGETPLLATFMGEDTPERRAQFTASIPWGRFSTPQDIANAALFLCSDEADMVTGSVLAVDGGRCV, from the coding sequence ATGAGACTCAAGGGCAAGACGGCGCTGGTGACCGGCGCGGCGCAGGGCTTCGGCTTCGGTATCGCCGAGACCTTCGTGCGCGAGGGCGCGCGCGTCGCGGTGCTGGACATCAACGGCGACAAGGCCAAGGAGGCTGCCAGGGCGATCGGCCGCAAGGCCTTCGCCGTGACCTGCGATGTCGGCAAGGCCAAGAGCGTCGACAAGGCGGTCGAGAAGATCGTGGCCAAGGTCGGGCGGCTCGATATCGTCGTGAACAATGCCGGCACCACCCATCGCAACAAGCCGATGACCGAGGTGACCGAGGAGGAGTTCGACCGTATCTTCGCGGTGAACGTGAAGTCGATCTACCTGATGGCGCGCGCGACCGTTCCGCATTTCCGGGAGCATGGCGGCGGCGTGATCCTGAATATCGGCTCGACGGCGGGCCTGCGGCCGCGTCCGGGCCTGACCTGGTACAATGGCTCGAAGGGCGCGGCGAACCTGATCTCTCAGTCGATGGCTGTCGAGCTCGCGCCGGACAAGATCCGGGTCAACGCGATCGCGCCGGTCGCGGGCGAGACGCCGCTGCTCGCGACCTTCATGGGCGAGGACACGCCGGAGCGCCGTGCGCAGTTCACGGCCTCGATCCCGTGGGGCCGCTTCTCGACGCCGCAGGACATCGCCAATGCCGCGCTGTTCCTGTGCTCGGACGAGGCCGACATGGTGACCGGCTCGGTGCTGGCGGTCGACGGCGGACGCTGCGTCTGA
- a CDS encoding metallophosphoesterase: protein MFKLAHLSDPHLGPLAGFSLHQLFGKRATGYVNWRRKRRHAHDMDILARIVADIHAHEPDHVACTGDVAHIGLPDEFKTAIAFLDELGPRERVSFVPGNHDAYARSSLKPLAGLLAPWIADDDGKAGYPWYRRRGPVALIGINSGVPTLPLMATGRVGSEQVARTEALLDRARDEGLIRVVLIHHPPYVGGAKRGRELVDAAAFEAMLKRKGADLVLHGHNHSFSLAWRPGLGRDVPIVGVPSASIGPRGHGELGTWHLFRIEGDAKEPGITLEQRGFEPDGAVTLRQEISLTKAV, encoded by the coding sequence GTGTTCAAGCTCGCGCATCTGTCCGACCCGCATCTCGGCCCGCTCGCCGGGTTTTCGCTGCATCAGCTCTTCGGCAAGCGCGCGACCGGTTACGTCAACTGGCGTCGCAAGCGCCGTCACGCCCATGACATGGATATCCTGGCGCGTATCGTCGCCGACATCCATGCGCATGAGCCCGACCATGTCGCCTGCACCGGCGACGTCGCCCATATCGGCCTGCCCGACGAATTCAAGACAGCCATCGCCTTCCTGGACGAACTCGGCCCGCGCGAAAGGGTCAGCTTCGTGCCGGGCAATCACGATGCCTATGCGCGTTCCTCGCTGAAGCCGCTGGCCGGCCTGCTCGCGCCCTGGATCGCCGATGACGATGGCAAGGCCGGCTACCCCTGGTATCGCCGCCGCGGCCCGGTCGCGCTGATCGGCATCAACAGCGGCGTGCCGACCCTGCCCCTGATGGCGACGGGGCGCGTCGGCAGCGAGCAGGTCGCCCGCACCGAGGCGCTGCTGGATCGCGCCCGCGACGAAGGCCTGATCCGCGTCGTGCTGATTCACCACCCGCCCTATGTCGGCGGCGCCAAGCGCGGCCGCGAACTGGTCGATGCCGCCGCCTTCGAGGCCATGCTGAAGCGCAAGGGCGCCGACCTCGTCCTGCATGGCCATAATCACAGCTTCTCGCTGGCCTGGCGGCCGGGGCTCGGTCGAGACGTGCCGATCGTCGGCGTGCCCTCGGCATCGATCGGCCCGCGCGGCCATGGCGAGCTCGGCACCTGGCATCTCTTCCGCATCGAGGGCGATGCGAAGGAACCGGGTATCACGCTGGAGCAGCGTGGCTTCGAGCCGGACGGAGCCGTGACGCTCCGTCAGGAAATCTCCCTGACGAAAGCCGTCTGA